In Microvenator marinus, one genomic interval encodes:
- a CDS encoding APC family permease codes for MAKPSTELKRAVGPWGAIWMGLGSILGTGVFVSLGIGAEIIGSGLLLAVILAALIAIANGLSSAQLAAAHPISGGTYEYGHKFIGPKAGLVAGWMFLLAKSASAATAALGFSGYVFHSIGVDSSKMAKVSLALVLVAVLTALVSSGIQRSNRANQIIVALTLTTLACFVVFGWLSVDLALVSEHIGPKTWIEAFESPYALLNATGLMFVAYTGYGRIATLGEEVLEPAKTIPKAIIGALGLTMVLYIGVAATALATVGAAAFADTTASISAPLEVVAHSFNHSFVAPVVAFGAITAMVGVLLNLILGLSRVLLAMARRREAPRFLEEVDVVSQSPAKAVWVMGCIVAAIVLVGDFKTTWSFSAFSVLVYYGITNWAALKLPEENRRFPRAISYFGLVACFGLMPFISLKIALVTAVLLVLGLGLSSFIKRTD; via the coding sequence TTGGCTAAGCCCTCGACTGAACTCAAGCGCGCGGTGGGCCCATGGGGCGCAATCTGGATGGGTCTTGGATCTATCTTGGGGACCGGCGTTTTTGTGAGCCTTGGAATCGGTGCCGAAATCATTGGCTCCGGACTCCTCTTGGCCGTGATTTTGGCTGCACTCATCGCGATTGCGAATGGCCTTTCGAGCGCGCAGCTTGCGGCCGCCCATCCCATCAGCGGTGGAACTTATGAGTATGGTCACAAGTTCATTGGGCCGAAGGCCGGGTTGGTGGCGGGATGGATGTTTCTGCTCGCCAAGAGCGCCTCTGCTGCGACAGCGGCCCTCGGGTTTTCGGGGTACGTGTTTCATTCGATAGGGGTCGATTCCTCAAAAATGGCCAAGGTCTCGTTGGCACTCGTCCTCGTGGCAGTCCTCACCGCCCTGGTCAGCAGTGGAATTCAGCGGTCAAACCGAGCCAACCAAATCATCGTAGCACTCACTCTAACCACCCTCGCCTGCTTCGTAGTTTTTGGGTGGCTGAGCGTAGACCTGGCGCTGGTCTCAGAACACATAGGGCCGAAGACTTGGATAGAGGCTTTCGAATCACCGTACGCGCTCCTCAACGCGACAGGCCTCATGTTCGTTGCGTACACAGGGTACGGACGAATCGCGACTCTGGGTGAAGAAGTTTTGGAACCGGCAAAGACCATTCCCAAGGCTATTATCGGCGCGCTTGGACTGACCATGGTCCTTTATATCGGCGTGGCGGCGACGGCCCTCGCGACCGTCGGCGCCGCTGCTTTTGCCGACACCACCGCCTCGATTAGTGCGCCATTGGAAGTGGTGGCCCATAGTTTCAACCACAGCTTTGTGGCGCCTGTTGTGGCTTTCGGCGCGATCACAGCAATGGTTGGTGTGCTCCTAAATCTCATCCTCGGCCTGAGCCGTGTGCTGCTCGCCATGGCGAGGCGCCGCGAAGCTCCTCGGTTCCTGGAAGAAGTGGATGTTGTATCCCAAAGTCCTGCCAAAGCAGTTTGGGTTATGGGCTGTATTGTTGCCGCAATAGTGCTGGTTGGGGATTTCAAGACCACCTGGTCTTTCAGTGCGTTCAGCGTGCTCGTCTACTACGGAATCACAAACTGGGCGGCTCTCAAACTCCCCGAGGAGAACCGGCGTTTTCCTCGCGCCATCTCCTACTTCGGCCTGGTTGCATGCTTTGGATTGATGCCCTTTATCAGTCTGAAGATTGCGCTCGTGACCGCAGTATTACTGGTCCTTGGACTGGGGCTCAGCTCGTTCATCAAACGAACTGACTAA
- a CDS encoding hybrid sensor histidine kinase/response regulator, producing MSSISGVQPGDLLNAIPDACAIIEDSGKILSTNSAWDALWAEHSDVSGKNYSDLLARVREQCPNFAKAIDQSSPLLTWCDLAHPDKHFEVTYSRLNPDSVFVTYKDLTEQTNSLRELEATRKKLNSIMQGESECIKTMDPDGQILEMNAGGFKILRATSEADVIGKSVFDFVFPADHGAYRRALELAQSGVLQFLDCRICDTQGENHWVRTSLSPILGEDGSVESIISITRDLSVERSLEASEQRFQHLADAMPFIVWTADSTGELDYANSYFYKFTGADSSLLPQRAWTSVIHPDDVPACLEAWENATRNRTHYKLEFRIKDRDGEYRWHFVRAVAQSEDSSLPPKWYGTGIDIHDNKLEKDRSDQLARDLVDTVAALTESEERFRIFSSASNDAIWDWQIGTQELWWNEGFLKLFGQLSPEEDVSAVSTWQARIHPDDREWVIDSIRKAINSTSPRWEAEYRFKKEGGEYALVKETGYIVRDGQGNALRMIGGMSDLTERRRLEDQVLRAQRLDSLGTLAGGIAHDLNNVFTPILFSTQLLREERDPDEVAKNVTLVESCARRGAQMVAQLLAFARGTEGRRIPLSLTSLLNDILRITRETFPKSISIRAHISSDLMPVEGDSSQLHQVLMNLCVNARDAMPSGGVLEIHAENLDVDEVYAGMTHEAHAGHYVRIEVKDNGTGMNPDVLEHLFEPFFTTKEVGKGTGLGLSTTHSIVKGHGGFVRVYSELGEGSTFHVYLPALLDTLSEVSEPFAPAELIPKGRGELILVVDDEPDIRLMVERTLQHFGYQVLLAEHGAEAVSVYANYFGKVSLVITDMAMPIMDGPSTIAALRAMDPNVKIIGSSGFANRAASSSDLDLKHFVPKPYSASTLLSVIRQVLDE from the coding sequence ATGAGTTCCATATCCGGAGTACAACCAGGCGACCTGCTCAACGCTATCCCTGACGCTTGTGCCATCATTGAAGACTCCGGGAAAATTCTGAGCACGAACTCAGCGTGGGACGCGTTGTGGGCCGAACATTCAGATGTGTCTGGGAAAAATTACTCCGACCTGCTCGCCCGCGTTCGCGAACAATGCCCAAATTTTGCGAAGGCTATCGACCAATCTTCTCCTCTTTTGACGTGGTGCGACCTCGCTCATCCAGACAAACATTTCGAAGTCACTTACTCACGTCTTAACCCTGACTCCGTTTTTGTCACGTACAAGGACCTGACAGAACAAACGAACTCCCTGCGCGAACTTGAAGCAACACGTAAGAAGCTCAACTCAATCATGCAGGGTGAGTCTGAATGCATCAAAACCATGGATCCCGACGGACAGATTCTGGAGATGAACGCGGGCGGTTTCAAAATCCTTCGCGCGACTTCCGAAGCAGATGTGATCGGAAAAAGCGTCTTCGATTTTGTGTTCCCTGCAGACCATGGAGCCTATCGAAGGGCCCTTGAACTCGCGCAGAGTGGGGTTCTGCAATTTCTCGACTGCAGAATTTGCGACACGCAAGGGGAAAATCACTGGGTCAGAACAAGCCTTTCCCCAATTCTAGGCGAGGATGGCAGCGTAGAATCCATCATCAGCATCACACGAGACCTGAGCGTAGAGAGGTCTCTCGAGGCTAGCGAGCAGCGATTTCAGCACCTGGCCGACGCCATGCCCTTCATCGTCTGGACCGCGGATTCAACGGGAGAATTGGACTACGCAAACTCGTATTTCTACAAGTTTACCGGGGCGGACTCGAGCCTATTGCCCCAAAGGGCTTGGACGTCGGTGATCCACCCTGACGATGTTCCGGCTTGCTTAGAGGCTTGGGAAAACGCAACCCGCAACCGAACACACTACAAGCTCGAGTTTCGAATAAAGGACCGTGACGGCGAATACCGCTGGCATTTTGTGCGAGCCGTCGCTCAGTCGGAAGATTCCTCCCTGCCACCCAAATGGTACGGGACCGGCATCGATATTCATGACAATAAGCTTGAGAAGGACCGCTCGGACCAACTCGCCCGGGACCTCGTGGACACGGTGGCAGCTCTCACAGAGAGTGAAGAGAGATTCCGAATCTTTAGCTCAGCCTCGAACGACGCGATTTGGGACTGGCAAATCGGGACACAGGAGCTTTGGTGGAACGAAGGGTTCTTAAAGCTCTTTGGTCAGCTTTCGCCAGAAGAAGACGTGTCTGCTGTGAGCACCTGGCAGGCTCGAATTCACCCCGACGACCGAGAATGGGTGATCGACTCGATTCGCAAAGCGATCAATAGCACCTCGCCTAGATGGGAAGCCGAGTACCGCTTCAAAAAAGAAGGCGGAGAGTACGCTCTGGTCAAAGAAACCGGCTATATCGTACGCGATGGTCAGGGAAACGCTTTGAGGATGATCGGCGGCATGTCCGACCTTACCGAGAGACGTCGCCTCGAAGACCAGGTCCTGCGCGCTCAACGTCTAGATAGCCTCGGTACACTCGCCGGGGGTATCGCCCACGACTTGAACAACGTCTTCACGCCAATTCTCTTCTCAACCCAACTTCTTCGCGAGGAGAGGGACCCAGACGAGGTGGCCAAGAACGTGACCTTGGTGGAATCGTGCGCGCGCCGAGGCGCTCAAATGGTCGCTCAACTACTCGCGTTTGCAAGGGGCACCGAAGGGCGCCGTATCCCGCTTTCTCTGACCTCCCTGCTCAACGATATCTTGCGGATTACGCGCGAAACTTTTCCGAAGTCGATCAGCATTCGGGCCCATATCTCCAGCGATTTGATGCCTGTCGAGGGCGACTCCTCACAACTCCATCAGGTCTTGATGAATCTTTGCGTCAACGCGCGTGACGCGATGCCTTCGGGTGGAGTCCTTGAGATTCACGCAGAAAACTTGGACGTAGATGAGGTCTACGCCGGCATGACGCATGAAGCGCACGCTGGCCATTATGTGAGAATCGAAGTCAAAGACAATGGAACCGGAATGAATCCCGACGTGCTCGAACACCTTTTCGAGCCATTCTTTACGACCAAAGAGGTTGGAAAGGGCACCGGCCTTGGTCTCTCGACCACGCATTCCATCGTCAAAGGGCACGGTGGATTTGTTCGGGTCTATTCGGAGCTCGGCGAAGGATCCACGTTTCACGTCTATCTCCCGGCGCTTCTAGACACCCTAAGCGAAGTCAGTGAGCCTTTTGCACCTGCCGAGCTCATTCCCAAGGGAAGAGGCGAGCTTATCTTAGTTGTGGATGACGAGCCCGATATCCGTCTGATGGTTGAACGAACGCTGCAACACTTTGGCTACCAGGTCCTCTTGGCCGAACACGGGGCCGAAGCGGTGTCGGTCTACGCAAACTATTTCGGCAAGGTGTCGTTGGTGATTACGGATATGGCCATGCCGATCATGGATGGCCCGTCTACGATTGCCGCGCTTCGGGCGATGGACCCCAACGTTAAGATTATCGGGTCGAGCGGTTTCGCAAACCGAGCCGCGAGCTCGTCCGATTTAGACTTGAAGCATTTCGTACCTAAGCCATACTCTGCCTCAACGCTATTGAGTGTAATCAGGCAAGTCTTGGACGAATAA
- a CDS encoding coproporphyrinogen III oxidase: protein MQSLPNGATTPSTTEGQSALELVLSLQHAFEQKLPSIQDELQTFSWLRDEGKHGGGLRRATSLGPHYDRASINVSSVHYDDDPARSLQSATALSTIIHPKNPLAPSLHCHISLTHMKDGRFYWRLMADLNPSNPVKEHEVRFRAAVRPCCAHLVDYAEAQGDRYFFIPALNRHRGVAHYYLEAYHTDDFEKDLEFALRFGEAVIDVYSGILEDSIHLKYSEADLAKQLEYHTTYFFQVLTLDRGTTSGVLVHDQNDVGIMASLPSHVDKELLKSWAEHMPPIQKPLLKGLIQALPNLHPAPVDDRTRAELAKVVRAHYTAHPEALKFQASGDVTPPTVQNHKPK from the coding sequence ATGCAATCTCTTCCGAATGGGGCAACCACTCCTTCAACTACTGAGGGTCAATCGGCACTCGAACTCGTGTTGTCTCTTCAACATGCGTTTGAGCAAAAACTTCCATCCATTCAAGATGAGCTGCAGACTTTCTCGTGGCTTCGAGACGAGGGAAAACACGGTGGAGGCTTACGCAGAGCTACCTCACTAGGTCCACACTATGACCGGGCTTCCATCAACGTATCTTCTGTTCATTACGACGATGATCCAGCCCGAAGTCTTCAAAGCGCCACGGCGCTATCCACCATCATTCATCCAAAGAATCCGTTGGCACCTTCGCTTCACTGCCATATCAGCCTTACTCATATGAAAGATGGGCGATTCTACTGGAGGCTAATGGCCGACCTCAATCCGTCCAATCCGGTCAAAGAGCACGAAGTTAGATTCCGAGCGGCGGTTCGGCCGTGCTGTGCTCATCTTGTCGATTATGCAGAGGCGCAGGGAGATCGATACTTCTTCATTCCAGCGCTTAATCGGCACCGTGGCGTGGCGCACTACTATCTGGAAGCCTATCACACGGACGATTTCGAGAAGGACTTGGAGTTCGCACTCAGGTTTGGTGAGGCCGTTATCGATGTGTATTCTGGAATTCTCGAGGATTCAATCCACCTCAAATACAGTGAAGCTGATCTCGCGAAACAGCTCGAGTACCACACGACGTATTTCTTCCAGGTTTTGACGCTCGACCGTGGGACAACTTCCGGTGTTTTGGTTCACGACCAAAACGACGTGGGCATTATGGCCTCCCTTCCGTCTCACGTGGACAAGGAGCTCCTGAAGTCCTGGGCTGAGCATATGCCACCTATCCAAAAGCCGCTCTTGAAGGGCCTCATTCAAGCGCTTCCCAACCTGCACCCGGCCCCTGTGGACGACCGCACCAGGGCCGAGCTCGCAAAAGTGGTCCGGGCGCACTACACCGCGCATCCTGAAGCCCTCAAATTTCAGGCATCAGGCGATGTAACGCCCCCGACAGTGCAAAATCACAAGCCCAAATGA
- a CDS encoding AMP-dependent synthetase/ligase, which yields MADKTIATMIQRRVKESPSDAAIRHKVGSDWKDIAWSDFAKRMENIASGLLTAIDIPDRAAVSILGNTTANWIACDFAALSVGLRTVPVYASLLPEEVGYLHTDTEAVIAICEDKAQLEKVREMRGGFNFFDKDYSADDVKVQHIVVMDPTGIDPADDWESLADLEARGAEKLAETEADRKRRFDQPERDDVATYTYTSGTTGPPKGVIQTHGNMLAMLESALATGIFQSSNVSAGGFFLFLPLAHSFGRLIELAGPFFGSPIVISSVPTLGEDLGATRPGFLPAAPRVYEKMMSKIEAKVAGAPPIRQKLFHWAINTGKETIPYRQKGKPIPGGLGFRLKIADKLVLSKLRAALGFDRAEVLLSGSAPLSVPVHEFFLAMNLNLLEAYGLTETCPGLTANLPDNFRLGTVGMAFPNVEIKIADDGEILAKGPNITSGYLNRPDATAEAFDDEGWFHTGDLGSKDEDGFVKITGRKKELMKTSGGKYIAPAKLEGRLKLMPMIQEAVAIADTYNYATALIALDPEELDEWAKQNGAEADPNSEAVRAAVQAHVDEVNSTLASYETVKYFRIIPMLTVDSGLMTASLKVKRGPVVERYKHLVDEMYKNS from the coding sequence ATGGCTGATAAGACGATTGCAACGATGATCCAACGCCGAGTCAAAGAGTCACCTTCGGACGCGGCGATTCGCCACAAAGTAGGGTCCGACTGGAAAGACATCGCGTGGAGCGATTTCGCTAAACGCATGGAGAATATCGCGTCAGGCCTACTCACGGCCATCGATATCCCAGACCGTGCTGCTGTGTCCATCTTGGGAAACACCACAGCGAATTGGATCGCGTGTGATTTCGCGGCACTCTCGGTTGGTTTGAGAACTGTGCCCGTTTACGCGTCCTTGTTGCCAGAAGAAGTTGGATACCTCCACACCGATACCGAAGCGGTGATCGCGATTTGTGAGGACAAAGCTCAACTTGAGAAAGTCCGTGAAATGCGTGGAGGCTTTAACTTCTTCGACAAAGACTATTCGGCCGACGATGTGAAGGTTCAGCATATCGTGGTGATGGACCCGACCGGTATCGATCCCGCGGATGATTGGGAGAGTTTGGCCGACCTCGAGGCTCGCGGCGCGGAGAAGCTCGCTGAGACCGAAGCAGATCGAAAGCGCCGGTTTGACCAGCCTGAGCGTGATGATGTGGCAACGTACACCTACACGTCAGGAACGACTGGGCCTCCGAAAGGCGTCATTCAAACACACGGCAATATGTTGGCGATGCTCGAGAGCGCTCTCGCGACCGGTATCTTCCAGTCCTCGAACGTCTCCGCGGGTGGATTTTTCCTCTTCCTACCGCTAGCCCACTCGTTCGGACGCTTGATCGAGCTCGCTGGACCGTTCTTTGGAAGTCCTATTGTGATTTCGAGTGTGCCTACGCTGGGTGAGGACCTTGGAGCGACGCGCCCGGGCTTCCTCCCCGCTGCACCTCGCGTTTACGAAAAGATGATGTCCAAGATCGAAGCGAAAGTCGCCGGTGCGCCGCCGATTCGACAAAAACTTTTCCATTGGGCTATCAACACTGGCAAGGAAACCATTCCTTATCGGCAGAAGGGCAAGCCAATTCCGGGTGGGCTAGGATTTAGGCTCAAAATCGCGGACAAACTCGTGCTCTCAAAGCTTCGAGCAGCGCTCGGTTTTGACCGAGCCGAAGTCTTACTGTCGGGTTCTGCACCACTTAGCGTGCCCGTCCACGAGTTCTTCCTCGCCATGAACCTCAATCTCCTCGAGGCCTATGGACTCACGGAGACGTGTCCTGGATTGACCGCAAACCTGCCTGATAACTTCCGTCTTGGAACGGTGGGTATGGCCTTCCCAAATGTGGAAATCAAGATTGCGGACGATGGAGAGATTTTGGCAAAAGGGCCCAATATCACTTCGGGCTATCTCAATCGCCCCGATGCGACCGCTGAGGCCTTTGATGACGAAGGTTGGTTCCATACCGGCGACCTTGGTTCCAAAGATGAAGACGGCTTCGTCAAGATTACGGGGCGAAAGAAAGAGCTCATGAAGACCAGCGGCGGCAAGTATATCGCACCAGCCAAGCTCGAAGGTCGTCTGAAGTTGATGCCTATGATTCAAGAGGCCGTTGCCATCGCTGACACCTACAACTACGCCACGGCTCTTATCGCGCTCGACCCAGAAGAGCTTGATGAATGGGCAAAGCAGAACGGCGCGGAAGCCGACCCGAATAGCGAAGCCGTGCGCGCCGCTGTTCAGGCGCACGTGGACGAAGTCAACTCAACACTGGCTTCTTACGAGACGGTGAAGTACTTCCGAATCATCCCCATGTTGACGGTAGACAGTGGGCTTATGACCGCATCACTCAAGGTCAAGCGTGGCCCTGTGGTGGAGCGGTACAAGCATCTCGTCGACGAGATGTACAAAAACTCCTGA
- a CDS encoding serine/threonine-protein kinase, with protein sequence MNAYTQIFETLDLEKTAPLEGLGATIGLPLEDQRDTLRASLPVLSLDEAGAQFQLSSEIGRGGMGVVHLAQQPALGREVAIKTVNSDINSKSANLALLQEARAMGLVEHPNVPPVHLIGQDTNGRPIIVMKRIAGKTWESFLNGENPVPGEPFEFHLNTAIGVCRAVEFAHSKGILHRDIKPENVMIGEFGEVYLLDWGLAVTTQSSLKNVPLASEANAVVGTPVYMAPEMTIGSGQGLGHHTDIFLLGATIFHALTGKPPNQGKTLFEVLSFSYTGGARAYPESFPDEMRAICERAMAKEPTERFDSVEDLRLALADFLTHRSSIFLTDAAEEKFSALKSATPDAEFESRFLEIRFGFMSALDIWEQNLHAASLLDELLVWRVEHDLETGDLKSAKRYVAEMKSPTSELVGRVDEAWKSFEKEQTELAQMAYDYDVKVSVRFRRVVIGVLALAMASSPFFIRFLEDWNPPETLAQVSKDPMILISNLIGLVFLPVLIGGLKFTYRFYKDHKATRIFIKAMLAMYVMGMGARSTSLRDEVPLHIAAAAETAIYSVGLVMLAMAVDRRFGLPSFIYAITAVCLVFSAGIELYVYAYGSTAACLGFLAYDKYLEKNPDFVLNQALGLERKPD encoded by the coding sequence TTGAATGCCTACACGCAGATTTTCGAAACACTAGACCTGGAGAAAACGGCACCACTTGAGGGCCTGGGCGCAACGATTGGTCTTCCTCTAGAGGACCAGCGCGACACGCTTAGGGCCTCGCTTCCGGTACTATCGTTGGACGAAGCTGGCGCACAATTTCAGCTTTCATCGGAGATCGGGCGCGGCGGAATGGGCGTGGTGCACCTTGCGCAGCAACCTGCGCTTGGCCGAGAAGTCGCCATCAAGACCGTCAACTCTGATATCAATTCAAAGTCCGCGAACCTCGCCCTACTTCAAGAAGCCCGCGCCATGGGTCTTGTGGAACACCCGAACGTCCCACCGGTTCATTTGATCGGCCAAGATACCAATGGGCGTCCAATTATCGTCATGAAACGCATCGCTGGAAAGACCTGGGAGTCCTTCCTAAACGGCGAAAACCCCGTTCCCGGCGAGCCCTTTGAGTTCCATTTGAACACGGCCATCGGGGTCTGCCGAGCGGTCGAGTTTGCTCACTCGAAAGGAATTCTACATCGCGATATCAAGCCGGAAAACGTGATGATCGGGGAGTTCGGCGAGGTCTACCTTCTGGACTGGGGGCTGGCAGTCACCACGCAGAGTTCTTTGAAGAACGTGCCGCTCGCGAGCGAGGCGAACGCCGTAGTCGGGACGCCGGTCTACATGGCCCCTGAGATGACGATCGGTAGCGGACAAGGACTCGGCCATCACACCGACATCTTCCTGCTCGGCGCAACCATCTTTCACGCGCTCACCGGCAAACCGCCGAATCAGGGCAAAACACTCTTCGAAGTCTTGAGTTTTTCGTACACTGGCGGGGCACGCGCCTATCCCGAGAGTTTTCCGGACGAAATGCGAGCGATTTGTGAACGCGCCATGGCCAAAGAGCCCACGGAGCGGTTCGATTCGGTGGAAGATCTGAGGCTTGCGCTCGCCGACTTCTTGACCCACCGAAGCTCAATCTTTCTGACGGATGCTGCCGAAGAGAAGTTTTCGGCCTTGAAAAGTGCAACCCCGGATGCCGAGTTTGAATCGCGATTCTTGGAAATTCGATTCGGCTTCATGAGTGCTTTAGATATCTGGGAACAGAACCTACACGCCGCGAGCCTCCTCGATGAGCTCCTCGTCTGGAGAGTTGAACACGACCTCGAGACTGGAGACTTGAAGTCGGCCAAGCGCTATGTGGCCGAGATGAAGTCACCGACCTCGGAGCTCGTCGGGCGGGTCGACGAGGCATGGAAGAGCTTCGAAAAGGAGCAAACTGAGCTCGCTCAGATGGCCTACGATTACGACGTCAAGGTCAGCGTACGGTTTCGGCGTGTAGTGATCGGCGTCCTGGCACTCGCCATGGCGTCCTCCCCGTTTTTCATTCGATTCCTCGAAGACTGGAATCCCCCCGAAACCTTGGCCCAAGTCTCAAAAGACCCGATGATTCTGATCTCAAATCTCATCGGATTGGTGTTTCTCCCGGTGCTGATTGGCGGCCTGAAGTTCACGTACCGATTCTACAAGGATCATAAGGCGACCAGAATCTTCATCAAGGCGATGTTGGCAATGTATGTGATGGGCATGGGAGCCCGGAGTACGTCGTTGCGTGACGAAGTACCGCTTCATATCGCGGCAGCAGCCGAAACAGCCATCTATTCGGTTGGCCTCGTAATGTTAGCCATGGCCGTAGATCGACGGTTCGGCCTTCCCTCCTTCATCTATGCCATCACTGCAGTTTGTCTGGTTTTTAGCGCAGGCATCGAGCTCTACGTCTATGCCTACGGCTCCACAGCAGCATGTCTAGGTTTCCTCGCCTACGACAAGTACCTAGAGAAGAACCCAGACTTTGTGCTGAATCAGGCGCTCGGCTTAGAGCGAAAACCCGATTGA